The following proteins are encoded in a genomic region of Galbibacter sp. BG1:
- a CDS encoding addiction module antidote protein, with amino-acid sequence MKTSKFDIADYLDNEEMIAEYLNTVLEEGNSNDLVVAIGHVAKAIGMTKIAEKTGMSRPSLYKALSDGNKPQFGTIVKVLKAIGGQIQVKPTTV; translated from the coding sequence ATGAAAACCTCAAAATTTGATATAGCCGATTATTTAGACAACGAAGAAATGATTGCAGAATACCTTAATACAGTGTTGGAAGAAGGTAATAGCAATGATTTAGTGGTGGCAATAGGCCATGTAGCCAAAGCTATTGGTATGACAAAAATAGCCGAAAAAACAGGAATGAGTAGACCCAGTCTTTATAAAGCTTTGTCTGATGGAAACAAACCACAATTTGGCACTATTGTTAAAGTTCTAAAAGCTATTGGCGGACAAATACAGGTTAAACCTACGACGGTATAA
- a CDS encoding TonB-dependent receptor domain-containing protein, which produces MKSIFMLCMALLSAITYSQNSVPNTSFAKIGSITGIIIDKNTQEPIPYATVMVKQEGATVQGGITEDNGAFFLKDLEEGTYQFEVQFIGYTSYSKSVTISKSDRKVDMGTISLEENVTELEGVDVVAERSSIEQKIDRKVVNIGKDLTTQGPTASDIMNNIPSLNVDQQTGELSMRGNSNVRVMVDGKLSNVPVAQLLKQIPSTSIKKIELITNPSAKYNPEGMSGLINIVLYKDANIGFNGNANVGVSYEEEAKFNTSLDLNYRRGKFNMYGNVGTNIGKYVNNGQVERLDDPVTNFDENQIQDFYFFNNNKSYLYKIGVDYFLNEKNTISFFTNQNIFDGKGLGDTDIINFDPSVGDSEQLFNNVNSNQNEQYNFDYKRDFDKEGHNIELEVDYSNFTNDEDANFNFEGENTQPDYMDFVDTRRQQTIANLDYVNPINEKGKLELGLEARLFETDVDYSSTGFTFNSGGQLIPIPDTEFVYGMDIYSAYATYGQNFEKWSYQVGARFEDVSVKADTNSVRSFTDDYKQLYPSAFVTYTPSEKNQFQVSFSRRVDRPGLTQVNPIREWSTPQISSFGNPSLLPQFTNSYETNYTRRLEHGSLTFGLYYRTIKDEINRALYVDRLDLTKQILTYDNFDDTEAYGVEVSLNYKPLEWWSINGSFDLYSQTQRGLTEILAPSENPTVDDIIEEEVEVDNVAYNFRLNNNFNVTKKISLSLFGFYRGENRGIQMNAKAMYFVNTGARYSFADGKGTFSLNFNDIFNTMQFRFDGERPYEQRGAFNWESRTIYAGLSYRFGSGKNRKAQRKNRDSNTKEGGGGIM; this is translated from the coding sequence ATGAAATCAATTTTTATGTTGTGCATGGCATTGTTATCGGCCATCACTTATTCTCAGAACAGCGTACCGAATACTAGTTTTGCCAAGATCGGTAGTATCACAGGAATTATCATCGACAAAAACACCCAAGAGCCCATTCCCTATGCCACTGTAATGGTAAAACAGGAAGGGGCTACGGTACAGGGCGGCATTACCGAAGATAATGGGGCGTTTTTTTTAAAAGATCTTGAAGAAGGCACCTACCAATTTGAAGTGCAATTTATAGGCTACACATCCTACTCTAAAAGCGTTACCATTTCTAAAAGCGACCGAAAAGTAGACATGGGAACCATTTCTCTAGAGGAAAATGTTACCGAACTGGAAGGTGTCGATGTGGTGGCCGAGCGCTCCAGCATTGAGCAAAAAATAGACCGAAAGGTGGTAAATATAGGAAAAGACCTCACTACACAGGGGCCAACGGCCAGCGATATTATGAACAATATCCCTTCGCTAAATGTAGACCAACAAACAGGGGAGCTATCCATGCGTGGAAACTCCAACGTAAGGGTTATGGTAGATGGAAAACTCTCCAACGTTCCCGTAGCTCAGCTTTTGAAACAAATCCCTTCCACTTCCATTAAAAAAATCGAGCTTATTACCAACCCGTCCGCCAAATACAACCCAGAAGGGATGAGCGGACTCATAAATATTGTACTTTATAAGGATGCCAATATTGGTTTCAACGGAAATGCCAACGTTGGGGTGTCTTACGAGGAAGAGGCTAAGTTTAATACGTCATTGGATTTGAATTACCGTCGCGGGAAATTCAACATGTACGGAAACGTGGGTACCAACATTGGTAAATACGTAAATAACGGGCAGGTAGAAAGGTTGGACGACCCAGTAACTAATTTTGATGAAAACCAAATACAGGATTTCTACTTTTTCAACAACAACAAATCGTATCTCTATAAAATTGGGGTGGACTATTTCTTAAATGAAAAGAACACCATTTCTTTCTTTACCAATCAGAATATATTTGATGGTAAGGGCCTTGGAGATACCGATATTATAAATTTTGACCCTTCCGTAGGAGATTCAGAACAACTTTTCAACAACGTAAACTCCAACCAAAACGAACAATACAATTTTGATTACAAACGGGACTTCGATAAAGAAGGGCATAACATAGAACTGGAGGTAGATTATAGCAATTTTACCAACGATGAAGACGCCAATTTTAATTTTGAAGGCGAAAATACGCAACCCGATTACATGGATTTTGTAGATACCAGAAGACAGCAAACCATTGCCAACCTAGATTATGTTAACCCAATTAACGAAAAAGGAAAATTAGAGCTTGGTTTGGAGGCTCGTTTGTTTGAAACCGATGTAGACTACTCCTCTACCGGATTTACATTTAACAGTGGCGGACAGTTAATCCCCATCCCAGATACCGAATTTGTTTACGGAATGGATATCTACTCGGCCTATGCCACCTATGGACAAAATTTCGAGAAATGGAGTTACCAGGTAGGGGCCCGTTTTGAAGATGTAAGCGTAAAGGCAGATACCAATAGCGTGCGCAGTTTTACAGACGATTACAAGCAACTGTACCCATCGGCATTTGTTACGTACACACCCTCGGAGAAAAACCAGTTCCAGGTAAGTTTTAGCCGCCGTGTGGACAGACCGGGGTTAACACAGGTAAACCCAATTAGGGAGTGGAGCACGCCACAGATATCCTCTTTTGGAAACCCAAGTTTGCTTCCGCAGTTTACCAACTCCTACGAAACTAACTATACAAGAAGGCTGGAGCATGGTAGCCTTACGTTCGGGCTGTACTACCGTACCATTAAAGACGAGATTAACCGTGCGCTATATGTAGACCGCTTAGACCTTACCAAGCAAATACTTACCTATGATAATTTCGACGATACCGAAGCCTATGGGGTGGAAGTTTCATTAAACTATAAGCCTTTGGAATGGTGGAGCATAAACGGAAGTTTTGATCTCTATTCCCAAACGCAACGCGGTTTAACCGAGATTTTGGCACCTAGTGAAAACCCAACGGTAGACGATATTATTGAAGAAGAAGTAGAAGTAGACAACGTAGCCTACAATTTTAGACTAAATAACAACTTTAATGTAACCAAGAAAATTAGTCTATCGCTATTTGGTTTTTACCGCGGGGAAAATAGGGGCATACAAATGAATGCCAAAGCGATGTACTTTGTAAACACCGGTGCCCGCTACAGTTTTGCCGATGGCAAAGGAACCTTTAGCCTTAATTTTAATGATATTTTTAATACCATGCAGTTCCGTTTTGATGGCGAACGCCCTTACGAACAACGCGGCGCCTTTAACTGGGAAAGTAGAACTATTTATGCCGGTCTTTCTTACCGATTTGGTAGTGGTAAAAACCGAAAAGCACAACGTAAAAACCGTGATAGCAATACCAAAGAAGGCGGCGGAGGCATTATGTAA
- a CDS encoding type II toxin-antitoxin system RelE/ParE family toxin codes for MYFIEKTVEFDKWIKKLKDFRAKSKILFRIQKLESDEHFGDCKSVGDGIREIRINFAKGYRVYFKEKDGKIIILLIGGNKSTQQKDIIKAKEIWRKLNS; via the coding sequence ATGTATTTTATTGAGAAAACCGTCGAGTTTGACAAATGGATTAAAAAACTAAAGGACTTTAGAGCCAAATCAAAAATTCTTTTTAGAATTCAGAAACTAGAAAGCGACGAACATTTTGGAGATTGTAAATCTGTAGGCGATGGAATTCGAGAAATTCGAATAAATTTTGCCAAAGGATATAGGGTTTATTTCAAAGAAAAAGATGGCAAAATTATCATCTTATTAATCGGTGGAAATAAATCAACCCAACAGAAAGATATTATAAAAGCCAAGGAAATCTGGAGAAAATTAAACAGTTAA
- a CDS encoding amidohydrolase encodes MESEQPQYVEALVSSGDSIVYLGSLKTAKENYKKAKDHNLKGTTLLPAFLDGHGHIFNVGLVSLFANLLPPPDGPGADFNTIVNTLNEFKDSEDGKWSVNKFGWIVGNGYDDSQLKEKDHPKAADLDKVSEELPVLILHQSGHLGVVNSKGLEAMGWTSKDTPDPKEGKLRRNSDGTPNGVMEENAFFTVLGEIMSEADDEVNAKAVKLGQAQYAKNGYMTAQEGRTTPGQVNAIIKEAEAGKLYLDVVSYPDMRIKGAYDLLDGNYYNHKHQYKNKFRIGGVKLTLDGSPQGKTAWLTQHYHIPPPGEDSDYKGYPIMADSLANRYVHDAFKNKWQILCHTNGDAAIDQYLNAVEKALENYNYDDHRTVIVHGQTIRKDQIEKAAQLNVDASLFPMHTFYWGDWHVESVLGHPRADYISPCVDALNAGLNITSHHDAPVTFPNSMRVLDATVNRVTRSGVILGPEQRLSAYKGLKTLTIWAANQYFEENEKGSLKVGKNADFVILDKNPLKVDPLTIHDIKVLESIKDGKNVYSIN; translated from the coding sequence ATGGAAAGCGAACAACCACAATATGTGGAGGCGTTGGTTTCCAGTGGAGATTCCATCGTTTATTTGGGAAGCCTTAAAACTGCCAAAGAAAACTATAAAAAGGCAAAGGATCATAACCTTAAAGGAACCACTCTTTTACCTGCATTTTTAGATGGTCATGGCCATATCTTTAATGTTGGTTTGGTGTCGCTTTTTGCTAACCTCCTCCCACCTCCCGATGGTCCTGGCGCCGATTTTAATACTATTGTAAACACTTTAAACGAATTTAAAGATAGCGAAGACGGTAAATGGTCGGTAAATAAGTTTGGGTGGATTGTAGGGAACGGCTACGACGATTCGCAACTAAAGGAAAAAGATCATCCAAAAGCGGCAGATTTAGATAAAGTAAGCGAGGAACTTCCGGTATTAATTTTACATCAATCGGGGCATTTAGGGGTGGTAAACTCCAAAGGGTTGGAAGCAATGGGGTGGACTTCCAAAGATACACCAGACCCAAAAGAAGGAAAACTGAGAAGAAATTCCGATGGAACACCGAATGGGGTCATGGAAGAAAATGCATTTTTTACGGTACTGGGCGAAATTATGTCTGAAGCAGATGATGAAGTTAATGCAAAAGCGGTTAAATTGGGACAAGCGCAATATGCTAAAAATGGCTATATGACCGCCCAAGAAGGCAGAACCACTCCCGGACAGGTTAATGCCATTATAAAAGAAGCTGAAGCGGGAAAATTATATTTAGATGTAGTTTCCTACCCCGATATGCGCATTAAAGGCGCCTACGATTTATTGGACGGAAATTATTACAACCACAAGCATCAATATAAAAACAAATTTAGAATCGGTGGGGTAAAATTAACATTAGATGGCTCGCCACAAGGAAAAACAGCATGGCTTACACAACATTACCATATTCCGCCACCGGGGGAAGATTCAGACTACAAAGGGTATCCTATTATGGCAGACTCCCTTGCGAATAGATATGTACACGATGCCTTTAAAAATAAATGGCAAATTTTGTGTCACACCAACGGCGACGCGGCTATCGATCAATATTTAAATGCCGTTGAAAAAGCCCTAGAAAATTATAATTACGATGATCATAGAACCGTAATTGTACACGGGCAGACCATCAGGAAAGATCAGATTGAAAAAGCGGCCCAGCTCAATGTGGATGCTTCCTTGTTTCCCATGCATACTTTCTATTGGGGCGATTGGCATGTAGAATCGGTATTGGGGCACCCAAGGGCAGATTATATATCCCCTTGTGTGGACGCGTTAAATGCCGGACTCAACATTACTTCCCATCACGATGCACCAGTAACCTTTCCAAATTCCATGCGTGTTTTAGATGCCACTGTAAACCGCGTGACCCGAAGTGGAGTGATTTTGGGTCCAGAACAACGCCTTTCCGCTTACAAGGGATTGAAAACCTTAACGATATGGGCGGCCAATCAGTATTTTGAAGAAAACGAGAAAGGAAGTTTAAAGGTTGGTAAAAATGCTGATTTTGTGATTTTAGATAAAAATCCGCTAAAAGTAGACCCGTTAACCATACACGATATTAAAGTGTTAGAATCCATAAAAGACGGCAAAAACGTTTACAGCATAAATTAA
- a CDS encoding CoA-binding protein, whose product MGKTLVMGASLKPSRYSNIAINRLVAAGEEVVAFGLKEGEVAGISIDTDLHKYKEVDTVTLYLNAKNQETYYDYIIGLNPKRVIFNPGTENPDFYAKLRNHNIESEVACTLVLLSTGQY is encoded by the coding sequence ATGGGGAAAACATTGGTAATGGGTGCTTCGCTGAAGCCTTCGAGATATAGTAATATTGCGATAAATAGATTGGTTGCTGCTGGGGAAGAAGTAGTTGCGTTTGGATTAAAGGAAGGGGAAGTGGCCGGAATTTCCATAGATACCGATTTGCATAAATACAAAGAAGTAGATACTGTAACTTTGTACCTTAATGCAAAAAACCAAGAAACATACTACGATTATATTATTGGGTTGAATCCCAAGCGGGTAATTTTTAATCCGGGTACCGAGAATCCTGATTTTTATGCCAAGTTGCGCAACCACAATATCGAATCGGAAGTGGCTTGCACCTTGGTGCTGCTTTCTACCGGGCAGTATTAA
- a CDS encoding haloacid dehalogenase type II, with protein sequence MIKAIFFDMNETLLNLNLLKEEFDKHFEDPYVLKYWFAKLLHSSTVMGIMGSYRNFGELADVALENVFYENSKALNTETKEEILGAFKKLPAYEDVKPALQLLKNNDFRLIAVSNSSKEMMQEQLSNANIIDLFNAYYSVDRVEKYKPFEDVYLATADKEGLKPPEIVMVATHDWDLFGAKKAGLHTAYIKRKEEIYHPFYLKPDYHATNLTDLANQIIKAAKT encoded by the coding sequence ATGATAAAAGCAATATTTTTCGACATGAATGAGACCCTGTTGAACTTAAATTTGCTAAAAGAGGAATTCGATAAACATTTTGAAGATCCGTATGTTTTAAAATATTGGTTCGCAAAATTGCTGCACAGTTCCACAGTAATGGGGATTATGGGCAGCTATCGTAATTTTGGGGAACTTGCTGATGTAGCATTGGAAAATGTATTTTATGAAAACAGCAAAGCTTTGAATACAGAAACAAAAGAAGAAATTCTAGGTGCTTTTAAAAAGCTTCCTGCCTACGAAGATGTAAAACCAGCACTTCAGCTTTTAAAAAACAACGACTTTAGGTTGATTGCCGTTTCCAACTCTTCCAAAGAAATGATGCAAGAACAGCTTAGCAATGCCAATATTATCGATTTATTCAATGCCTATTATTCGGTAGATCGTGTGGAAAAATACAAACCTTTTGAAGACGTATATCTTGCTACCGCAGATAAAGAAGGCCTAAAACCACCGGAAATAGTAATGGTAGCTACCCACGACTGGGACTTGTTTGGAGCGAAAAAAGCAGGACTCCATACAGCCTACATAAAACGGAAAGAAGAAATTTACCATCCCTTTTATTTAAAACCCGACTACCACGCAACTAACTTAACTGATTTGGCGAATCAAATTATAAAAGCAGCGAAGACATAA
- a CDS encoding GNAT family N-acetyltransferase, whose product MEILKTKIQLENDRVLLLPFEHLRNQELKEIIFCGEIWKYMGMDIKTELDFENYITNTIEQKANGTCYPFLVIDKLNNRVAGSTRYGYLNSASQKCEIGWTWYGTEFQGTGLNKACKYELLNFGFETIGFRRIQFSADQENLRSQKAIEKLGAKKEGVFRNNYIGLKGESRNDVYFSIIKEDWPLLKAEHFTEFGQD is encoded by the coding sequence ATGGAAATTTTAAAAACAAAAATACAGCTTGAAAATGACAGAGTATTATTATTGCCTTTTGAGCATTTGAGAAATCAAGAACTGAAGGAAATAATCTTTTGCGGAGAAATTTGGAAATATATGGGAATGGACATAAAAACCGAATTAGATTTTGAAAACTACATAACGAATACTATTGAGCAAAAAGCCAATGGAACTTGTTATCCGTTTCTGGTTATCGACAAACTTAATAACCGAGTTGCAGGTAGCACTAGATATGGGTATTTGAATAGTGCAAGTCAAAAATGCGAAATCGGCTGGACTTGGTATGGAACAGAATTTCAAGGAACAGGATTGAATAAGGCTTGTAAGTATGAACTGTTAAATTTTGGATTTGAAACTATCGGATTCAGAAGAATTCAGTTTAGTGCCGACCAAGAAAATTTAAGGTCTCAAAAAGCAATCGAAAAATTAGGAGCAAAAAAAGAGGGCGTTTTTAGAAATAATTACATCGGGCTGAAAGGAGAAAGTAGAAACGATGTCTATTTCAGTATAATAAAAGAAGACTGGCCCTTGCTTAAAGCAGAGCATTTTACGGAATTTGGACAAGACTGA
- a CDS encoding DUF423 domain-containing protein, which translates to MTKWNFKLKNSPKKLGEKIDSSLNTVNGLVFHLNRDKNESINFKIRKRILYPWYLFFLNSLVVNGKLSKTKIENESNVEISFKQHFLWIAVILADMILGLSLLIVTVSGKDNNVYTYLIGTLILAIGVILWIRTQRKYEQNIQEYKTLISQVLGVH; encoded by the coding sequence ATGACAAAATGGAATTTTAAATTAAAAAATAGCCCAAAAAAACTCGGTGAAAAAATAGATTCCTCACTAAACACAGTTAATGGACTAGTATTTCATTTGAATCGAGATAAAAATGAATCCATAAATTTTAAAATCAGGAAAAGAATTCTATATCCTTGGTACTTATTTTTTTTAAACAGTCTTGTCGTTAATGGAAAATTATCAAAAACAAAAATTGAAAATGAGTCTAACGTAGAAATTTCTTTTAAACAGCATTTTTTATGGATAGCCGTGATATTGGCCGATATGATATTAGGATTGTCCTTATTAATTGTCACGGTTTCTGGAAAGGACAACAATGTTTACACCTATTTAATCGGAACTTTAATATTAGCCATTGGAGTTATTTTGTGGATTAGAACACAAAGAAAATATGAACAAAATATCCAAGAATATAAAACATTGATTTCTCAAGTTTTGGGAGTCCATTAA
- a CDS encoding alpha/beta hydrolase: MNPVKLDTNFNYAFQGNFEEININVDDSIKLNSLLFKSDMQPPKGIIFNLKGAGGNISNQDEAATIYNEEGYDFYVMDFRGYGKSQGAYNNDLQMYNDGQAAYDKLLERGYKEDDIIIIGVSLGTGVASYLAKNNSPGQLILISPYYSMKDLARNLTLPNLKYLQYLPTDLLIRYNLDNAKHIKNIKAPVAIFHGTDDRLIYYGSSLKLKDCFKPKDTLITIKGGIHNGFESRPDVIEGIKEVINGLK; the protein is encoded by the coding sequence ATGAATCCAGTAAAACTAGATACTAATTTCAACTACGCTTTTCAAGGGAATTTTGAAGAAATTAATATTAATGTAGATGACAGTATTAAACTCAATTCTTTATTATTTAAATCAGACATGCAACCACCTAAAGGTATCATTTTCAATTTGAAGGGTGCTGGAGGTAATATTTCAAATCAAGACGAAGCTGCAACTATATACAATGAGGAGGGTTACGATTTCTACGTAATGGATTTCAGAGGATATGGCAAAAGTCAAGGTGCTTATAATAATGATTTGCAAATGTATAATGACGGCCAAGCTGCTTATGATAAATTATTAGAAAGAGGATATAAGGAAGATGACATCATTATTATTGGGGTTTCATTAGGTACAGGAGTAGCAAGTTATCTCGCCAAAAATAACAGTCCCGGACAACTCATCCTGATCTCTCCTTATTATAGTATGAAAGATTTAGCAAGGAATTTAACTTTACCGAATCTAAAATATTTACAATACTTACCGACAGATTTACTAATCCGATATAATCTGGACAACGCAAAACATATAAAAAACATAAAAGCGCCAGTAGCAATTTTTCATGGTACAGATGACAGGCTCATATATTATGGTTCATCACTTAAACTTAAAGATTGTTTTAAACCAAAAGATACATTAATTACAATAAAAGGTGGTATCCATAATGGTTTTGAAAGCAGACCAGATGTAATTGAAGGAATTAAAGAAGTAATAAATGGATTAAAATAA
- a CDS encoding alpha/beta hydrolase, with amino-acid sequence MRKILITILLLSSIISFGQNDRLDKGRVTLDYEIKYITSEHYPNEERILRIFLPKYYDSSIKYPVVYTLDGQTLFDAVIKNVSVLQDKTFDDNNIIPECITVAIDNNNRSRDLTPNLGFNSNLELGDFKEGPKTFYNILNQEIVPFIDSNYSTSGYNVIIGHSDSGHFVTQLYLKNDNPFDGIIALSINDGGNYFRRHIPEKLKQEESKLLFIGYGNMDVEFNGLGYFLDSLKLDNNNLMIKKYNANHIQMPFVSLCDALRYVFSDYRFYDKLIDETFNKEFDYQNFTKKYKKNILKKYGVKTEIGYDVDYLLNKALVTDNTTVFHNILDDIDRTKILQLQFRFWYCNEFNQNERAKKYLYQMLNSDDETDKLIFFANLDDQYLNFFVKKLKQPLEFIDFVEQAKVKWSEYTLEFNYLILKTLVNEKIKSFKKREYYKYCEQNFKENRYFDIKYLKKLNKK; translated from the coding sequence ATGAGAAAAATACTAATAACAATTTTACTACTATCATCTATAATTTCATTCGGACAAAATGATAGACTTGATAAAGGTAGAGTAACATTAGATTATGAGATTAAATATATAACTTCTGAGCATTACCCAAATGAAGAACGAATTCTAAGAATATTTTTACCTAAATATTACGATTCATCTATAAAATACCCAGTTGTTTACACATTAGATGGACAGACATTATTTGATGCGGTTATCAAAAATGTTTCGGTATTACAAGACAAAACTTTTGATGACAACAATATAATTCCCGAATGTATAACTGTTGCTATCGACAATAATAATCGAAGTAGAGACTTAACACCGAATTTAGGATTTAATTCCAACTTAGAACTTGGGGATTTTAAAGAAGGGCCCAAAACATTCTATAATATTCTCAACCAAGAAATAGTTCCATTCATTGATAGTAATTATTCTACTTCTGGGTACAATGTAATAATAGGACATTCTGATTCTGGGCATTTTGTTACTCAACTATACCTTAAAAACGATAATCCATTCGATGGCATTATTGCACTATCAATAAATGATGGCGGTAACTATTTTAGGCGACATATTCCTGAAAAACTTAAACAAGAAGAATCTAAACTTTTATTTATTGGTTATGGTAATATGGACGTTGAATTTAATGGATTAGGATACTTTTTAGATTCGCTAAAACTTGACAATAATAATCTTATGATCAAAAAGTATAATGCCAATCATATTCAGATGCCATTTGTTAGTTTATGTGACGCATTAAGATATGTTTTTTCGGATTACAGATTTTATGATAAGCTAATTGATGAGACATTCAATAAAGAATTTGATTATCAAAATTTTACAAAAAAATATAAAAAAAATATTCTTAAAAAATATGGTGTGAAAACGGAAATAGGTTATGATGTTGATTACTTGTTAAACAAAGCATTAGTGACTGATAATACAACCGTATTTCACAATATTCTTGACGATATTGACCGAACTAAAATTTTGCAACTACAATTTAGGTTTTGGTACTGTAATGAATTTAACCAAAACGAAAGGGCAAAGAAATACTTGTATCAAATGCTGAATAGTGATGATGAAACGGACAAACTTATATTCTTTGCGAATTTGGATGACCAGTACTTGAACTTTTTTGTAAAGAAACTAAAACAACCATTGGAGTTCATTGATTTTGTTGAGCAAGCTAAAGTGAAATGGTCTGAATACACATTGGAATTTAACTATCTGATTTTAAAAACTTTGGTCAATGAAAAAATTAAATCATTCAAGAAAAGGGAATACTACAAATACTGTGAACAAAATTTTAAAGAAAATAGGTATTTCGACATTAAATATTTAAAAAAACTAAACAAAAAATAA
- a CDS encoding VOC family protein, translating to MKNAPIPNPVNWFEIYVNDMGRAKKFYEDVFQTSLEHLPNPNDDGLEMYTFPSNMEKHGSGGAIVRMDGVSPGNNSTIIYFGSNDCGVEQERIAPAGGTIFKPKMSIGEYGFIVLASDTEGNMFGVHSMK from the coding sequence ATGAAAAATGCACCGATTCCCAACCCCGTAAACTGGTTCGAAATTTATGTAAACGATATGGGTCGAGCCAAAAAGTTTTATGAAGATGTTTTCCAAACATCTTTAGAACATCTGCCTAATCCCAATGATGATGGACTCGAAATGTACACTTTTCCTTCCAATATGGAAAAGCACGGCTCTGGAGGTGCCATTGTGAGAATGGACGGAGTTTCCCCAGGAAACAACAGTACCATCATTTATTTTGGTAGCAACGATTGCGGGGTAGAACAAGAACGCATTGCTCCCGCCGGCGGAACTATTTTTAAACCAAAAATGTCTATTGGCGAATACGGTTTTATAGTTCTCGCCAGCGATACCGAAGGAAATATGTTTGGTGTGCATTCCATGAAATAG